The following coding sequences are from one Pusillimonas sp. DMV24BSW_D window:
- a CDS encoding SPFH domain-containing protein: MTFLDSDFSLFVSIIGAALAFVIVVKSIAIVPQQNAWVIERLGKYDRTLSPGAGFLIPFIERIAYKHLLKEVPLDVPSQVCITKDNTQLQVDGVIYFQVTDPMRASYGSSNYIFAITQLAQTTLRSVIGKMELDRTFEERELINSTVVAALDDAALNWGVKVLRYEIKDLTPPNEILRAMQAQITAEREKRALIAASEGRRQEQINIATGEREAFIARSEGEKQAQINKAQGEAQAVLLVAEATAKAISHVAQSINQPGGIEAVNLSVAERYVDAFANLAKESNTLILPSNLSDIGGLIASAMKVVDKAGSS, encoded by the coding sequence ATGACATTCCTAGATTCTGATTTTTCGCTGTTCGTATCGATTATCGGTGCCGCATTAGCTTTTGTTATTGTCGTGAAATCAATCGCGATTGTGCCGCAGCAAAATGCTTGGGTGATCGAGCGTTTGGGTAAATACGATCGTACATTATCGCCGGGCGCGGGCTTTCTTATTCCCTTTATTGAACGCATTGCCTACAAGCACTTGCTGAAAGAGGTTCCGCTTGATGTGCCCAGCCAGGTTTGCATTACCAAAGACAATACCCAACTGCAGGTCGACGGGGTGATTTATTTTCAGGTCACTGATCCAATGCGGGCCTCTTATGGTTCATCAAATTATATTTTTGCCATTACCCAGCTTGCACAAACTACCTTGCGCTCAGTCATTGGCAAAATGGAGCTCGATCGCACTTTCGAAGAGCGGGAGTTAATTAACAGTACCGTGGTAGCGGCACTGGATGACGCTGCTTTGAATTGGGGCGTTAAGGTGCTTCGGTATGAAATCAAAGACCTCACGCCGCCCAATGAAATTCTGCGGGCCATGCAGGCGCAAATTACAGCAGAGCGCGAAAAAAGGGCATTGATTGCAGCTTCTGAAGGGCGCCGGCAAGAACAGATTAATATCGCAACAGGAGAGCGCGAGGCTTTCATCGCCCGTTCGGAGGGCGAAAAACAGGCACAGATCAACAAGGCGCAAGGTGAGGCACAGGCGGTACTGCTCGTTGCCGAAGCCACGGCAAAGGCTATTTCACATGTTGCGCAATCCATCAACCAGCCCGGGGGTATCGAAGCAGTGAATTTGAGCGTGGCGGAGCGCTACGTTGATGCATTTGCGAATTTGGCCAAAGAAAGCAACACTTTGATATTGCCGTCCAACCTATCTGACATCGGTGGGTTAATCGCTTCCGCAATGAAAGTTGTTGATAAAGCCGGAAGCAGCTAA
- a CDS encoding methylated-DNA--[protein]-cysteine S-methyltransferase translates to MQAETLFHREIETPLGSAVLAADTAGLAGFYFSDQRDCPIALDRHRTQRISNPQAGEHEGTMLRRYRVFTRSANTGKALRHPLYTKVNWQRGVAAEDANRAQSANESVPDSVLSYFEQTMKELDAYFRGRLTYFSVPLSLKGTHFQVKVWETLAKLPEDQLISYGELGRTAGVSPGAYRAVGVAVGRNPVSIIVPCHRVVAADARLTGYGGGLERKVALLEHEGFQLR, encoded by the coding sequence ATGCAAGCAGAAACCTTATTTCATCGAGAAATAGAAACGCCATTAGGGTCGGCTGTTTTAGCCGCCGACACAGCCGGCTTGGCCGGTTTCTATTTTTCCGACCAACGTGATTGTCCAATCGCGCTGGATCGGCATCGCACGCAAAGAATCAGCAACCCGCAGGCCGGGGAGCATGAAGGCACAATGCTGCGGCGCTATAGGGTTTTTACACGTTCCGCTAATACCGGCAAGGCACTGCGTCATCCTTTGTATACCAAAGTGAATTGGCAACGCGGGGTGGCTGCCGAAGACGCGAACAGGGCGCAGAGCGCAAACGAATCCGTACCCGATTCGGTCTTATCGTATTTCGAACAAACAATGAAAGAGCTCGACGCTTATTTTCGTGGGCGATTAACGTATTTTTCCGTGCCGCTTTCCCTTAAGGGTACGCATTTCCAGGTGAAAGTCTGGGAAACCCTGGCAAAGTTACCCGAAGATCAGCTTATTTCTTATGGTGAGTTGGGGCGTACCGCCGGGGTGTCGCCTGGGGCGTATCGGGCGGTTGGTGTGGCTGTAGGTCGTAATCCCGTCTCTATTATTGTGCCGTGTCATCGGGTTGTGGCCGCAGACGCACGGCTTACCGGCTACGGTGGTGGCCTGGAACGTAAGGTGGCGCTGCTTGAACACGAAGGTTTTCAGTTACGCTAA
- a CDS encoding ABC transporter ATP-binding protein, whose amino-acid sequence MPEDHLKLDHISLAYDTPEGLLPVVDDLSLTLQKGYIGCLLGASGCGKTTVLRSIAGFEPLRAGKIFLGETLLSEPGYQVEPQHRNVGMMFQDYALFPHLNIEKNVGFGLQHKNRHERRDRVMEMLELVGLTDIASRFPHELSGGQQQRVALARALAPEPELLLLDEPFSNLDVDTRERLAFEVRDILQATGHTALLVTHNQAEAFAIADRIGVMEKGNIVQWDSPYGLHHNPVSTFVADFVRREALMAQRAQAYLRGEGS is encoded by the coding sequence ATGCCTGAAGATCATTTAAAGCTGGATCACATTTCACTGGCCTACGACACACCCGAAGGGTTACTGCCGGTTGTCGACGACCTATCACTCACGCTTCAAAAAGGTTATATCGGGTGCCTGTTGGGTGCATCGGGCTGTGGGAAAACGACGGTTTTGCGCTCGATAGCCGGGTTTGAGCCCTTACGCGCGGGAAAAATTTTCCTGGGTGAGACGCTGTTATCGGAACCCGGTTATCAGGTTGAACCGCAGCATCGCAATGTCGGCATGATGTTTCAAGACTACGCCTTGTTCCCGCATCTGAATATTGAGAAAAATGTTGGCTTCGGCCTGCAACACAAAAATCGTCACGAGCGTCGTGATCGCGTGATGGAGATGCTTGAGCTGGTTGGACTAACCGACATAGCAAGCCGTTTTCCACATGAATTGTCAGGTGGGCAGCAACAGCGTGTTGCATTGGCCCGTGCGCTGGCCCCCGAACCCGAACTCCTTTTGCTCGACGAACCCTTCTCGAATCTGGATGTCGACACTCGGGAGCGGCTGGCTTTCGAGGTGCGCGACATTCTTCAGGCAACCGGTCATACCGCCCTGCTGGTGACGCATAATCAGGCGGAAGCGTTTGCCATTGCCGATCGTATCGGTGTTATGGAAAAAGGGAATATCGTGCAATGGGATTCACCCTACGGCCTGCACCATAACCCGGTTAGCACTTTCGTTGCCGACTTCGTGCGTCGCGAAGCGCTTATGGCGCAACGGGCGCAAGCCTATTTGCGCGGTGAAGGCAGTTAA
- a CDS encoding NfeD family protein, whose translation MWFWFGIAALALIGEVLSGTFYLLLIAVGFAAAGVAAATGTGLAAQIAVVAVITGLGLIVLRKTRFLKKREINAARNRDVVLDIGQTIMVTTWSEGNRTKIRYRGASWDARLAEGAATKPGPHKIVEMDGTVLILEPEE comes from the coding sequence ATGTGGTTCTGGTTTGGTATAGCGGCTTTGGCCCTAATTGGAGAGGTTCTAAGCGGCACTTTTTATCTATTGTTGATTGCCGTTGGGTTTGCCGCTGCCGGGGTTGCCGCCGCTACGGGCACCGGGCTTGCAGCGCAAATTGCGGTTGTTGCCGTCATTACCGGTTTGGGCTTAATCGTGCTGCGTAAAACCCGATTTTTAAAGAAACGTGAAATAAATGCCGCCCGTAATCGCGATGTTGTTTTAGATATCGGCCAAACCATTATGGTTACGACGTGGTCGGAAGGCAATCGCACCAAGATTCGCTACCGGGGTGCGAGCTGGGATGCGCGTTTGGCCGAAGGGGCAGCGACCAAGCCAGGCCCGCACAAAATTGTAGAAATGGATGGCACGGTGCTGATCCTGGAACCTGAAGAGTAA